From the genome of Ptychodera flava strain L36383 chromosome 20, AS_Pfla_20210202, whole genome shotgun sequence, one region includes:
- the LOC139120136 gene encoding uncharacterized protein: protein MKKFGQIITNSKGNTGAFNILLNETNVGYDVVGDVVVIKGDLAKFEVIIKEAISMMMQDPTEVDMSDEFMKLVGQIRLDQLPLPISAVITSLNSSRCKWSLKEHEGKVLLRVKGHLHQLIQVNDYLVAMLVKDPVACAISANLRNDSNDEEIPNSNKATWGCLSDVKTSVSGLHHDRLQNVSATISSKVSSRHSHSLEHGMEYEKNTEENLGQNETGRDEMHANEATDISCQKTGLLRTSKTKCDMTKGSGSNSGGSIRKIDSSSKDATSADSNDAVAQIPQHNAHEVGEQDKYWDPSNMMMNSIRV from the exons ATGAAGAAGTTCGGACAGATCATTACAAATTCCAAAGGAAATACAGGAGCATTTAATATACTACTCAATGAGACTAATGTTGGATATGATGTTGTAGGTGATGTTGTAGTTATCAAGGGAGACTTGGCAAAATTTGAAGTGATTATCAAAGAAGCAATATCAATGATGATGCAAGACCCAACAGAAGTAGATATGTCGGAT GAATTTATGAAATTAGTAGGCCAAATAAGACTTGATCAGCTGCCACTACCAATCAGTGCAGTAATAACCAGCCTGAACAGCAGCAGATGCAAGTGGAGTTTGAAAGAGCATGAAGGCAAAGTGTTGTTAAGAGTAAAAGGACATTTACATCAACTTATTCAAGTCAATGATTATTTGGTAGCAATGTTAGTGAAAGATCCAGTGGCTTGTGCCATTTCAGCCAATTTAAGAAATGACAGTAATGATGAAGAGATCCCAAATTCAAATAAGGCTACTTGGGGCTGTCTGTCAGATGTCAAAACTAGTGTGTCTGGCTTACACCACGATAGATTACAGAATGTATCAGCAACTATTAGTAGCAAAGTGTCGTCAAGACATTCACACTCTTTAGAGCATGGAATGGAATATGAGAAAAATACTGAAGAAAATCTTGGTCAAAATGAGACTGGTAGAGATGAGatgcatgcaaatgaagccACTGATATTAGTTGTCAGAAAACAGGGTTATTGAGaacaagcaaaacaaaatgtGATATGACAAAGGGCAGTGGCAGCAATTCAGGAGGTAGTATTAGAAAGATTGATTCTTCATCAAAAGATGCAACAAGTGCAGATTCAAATGATGCTGTGGCTCAAATACCACAACATAATGCCCACGAAGTAGGAGAACAGGATAAATATTGGGACCCCAGCAATATGATGATGAACAGCATAAGAGTGTAA